One genomic segment of Erysipelotrichaceae bacterium 66202529 includes these proteins:
- a CDS encoding Na/Pi cotransporter family protein produces the protein MTFDSILKLFGGLALFLYGMHMMSSGLEGAAGDRMKSILEKLTSNRFLGIIVGAGITAVIQSSSATTVMVVGFVNSQLMTLHQAVWIIMGANIGTTITGQLIALDASKIAPLVAIFGVVLVTFLKGKKINAFGEIFAGLGILFIGMDMMKDAMVPLQQSEAFIHAMTTISNPVLAILLGAGFTALIQSSSASVGILQALAVSGLIPLSSAIYIIFGQNIGTCITSVLASLGANRNAKRATIIHLSFNIIGTLVFMAFAALVPFVSWMESFTSNPAAQIANTHTIFNIATTLMLVPFGSRLAKLAQVILPVKPEEIEDAGYNIPLTFVDEDNIGSVPIAISSLRKEAMAMLQLAETNLAESMDALCGNAYNYEKIMKREKRIDYINYEITNYMTLVSSLKMNESDSTTCNALYKCFSDIERIGDHAINIIQYSASEENKLSSSKYIQDELHQLASLLSKSFSLLSTYSLDSQDECFEKIERIEDRIDELTASYRQAQIERLMDKKVDAKDCVIYSEILTDVERVSDHIMNIIQEAKRCNFTLSDEAMQVSDPALSAV, from the coding sequence ATGACATTTGATAGTATTCTGAAATTATTCGGGGGCCTTGCCCTGTTCCTGTATGGTATGCATATGATGAGCTCCGGGCTGGAGGGAGCTGCAGGAGACCGTATGAAATCCATACTCGAAAAGCTGACCAGCAACCGGTTTTTAGGCATTATTGTCGGTGCCGGTATTACCGCAGTGATCCAAAGCTCCTCTGCCACGACAGTAATGGTTGTCGGTTTTGTCAATTCCCAGCTAATGACACTGCATCAGGCAGTATGGATCATCATGGGTGCCAATATCGGTACGACCATCACCGGACAGCTGATTGCACTGGATGCTTCGAAAATCGCTCCTCTAGTAGCAATCTTCGGTGTCGTTCTGGTTACGTTTCTAAAAGGCAAAAAAATCAATGCCTTTGGTGAAATCTTCGCCGGTCTTGGTATTCTGTTCATCGGTATGGATATGATGAAGGATGCCATGGTACCGCTGCAGCAAAGCGAAGCATTCATCCATGCCATGACAACAATTTCCAACCCTGTTCTGGCGATTCTGCTGGGCGCAGGCTTCACTGCTCTGATTCAGAGCTCCTCTGCTTCCGTCGGTATTTTACAGGCACTTGCCGTTAGCGGTTTGATTCCGTTAAGCAGTGCGATCTACATTATTTTCGGGCAGAATATCGGTACGTGTATCACCTCTGTGCTCGCTTCACTTGGCGCCAACCGAAATGCCAAGCGGGCTACCATTATCCATCTGTCCTTTAACATCATTGGAACGCTCGTCTTCATGGCGTTTGCAGCACTCGTCCCATTTGTATCCTGGATGGAAAGCTTTACCTCCAATCCGGCAGCACAGATTGCCAATACGCATACGATATTCAACATTGCAACGACACTTATGCTGGTACCGTTCGGTTCCCGTCTGGCTAAACTGGCACAGGTGATTCTGCCTGTAAAGCCGGAGGAAATCGAGGATGCCGGCTACAATATACCGCTTACCTTTGTCGATGAGGACAATATCGGTTCTGTGCCGATTGCCATCTCCTCACTGCGGAAGGAGGCTATGGCGATGCTGCAGCTTGCGGAGACAAATCTGGCAGAATCCATGGATGCCTTATGCGGAAATGCCTATAATTATGAAAAAATCATGAAGCGTGAAAAGCGAATCGATTATATCAATTATGAAATCACCAATTATATGACCCTTGTCAGCTCATTGAAAATGAATGAGTCGGATTCCACCACCTGCAATGCATTATATAAGTGCTTTTCCGATATAGAACGAATCGGAGATCATGCCATCAACATTATTCAATATTCTGCCAGTGAGGAAAACAAGCTGTCCAGCTCGAAATACATACAGGATGAATTACACCAGCTGGCTTCCCTGTTATCAAAAAGCTTCTCCCTGCTGTCTACCTACAGCCTGGATTCCCAGGATGAATGCTTTGAGAAAATCGAACGGATTGAAGACCGTATAGATGAGCTGACAGCAAGCTACCGGCAGGCACAGATTGAGCGTCTGATGGACAAGAAGGTGGATGCCAAGGACTGTGTAATCTACTCCGAAATACTGACAGATGTGGAACGTGTTTCCGATCACATCATGAACATCATTCAGGAGGCAAAGCGCTGTAACTTCACACTGAGCGATGAAGCTATGCAGGTCAGCGATCCTGCATTATCCGCTGTCTAG